Genomic segment of bacterium:
AAACACGGTATTCACCCTGTAGATGGGGAGCGGGACTCCGTCGAGTGACGCATCCCACCCCGGCAGGTTGTTCTCCGAAAAAACGAGAAAGCCGGGAGTCTTTGTATACACTTTAAGCGCCGCAAGCCCGTTTTGGTGCTTCTCTATTTCCACGACGTGTTCTCCGTCAAACGTACGCTCCCCCGAACTGCAGCTTTTTTCGTACCGCTCGTCGGCCGTGCACTGAACAAGCATCTGGGAAAAATCTGTGCGGTAGCGCTCAAACACCTCTGCATCTTCGGCGTCAAGGAACGTCAGACGATCTGCGAAGTAAAAAATATCGTTCGCCTCGGGGTTTTCATATATAAATACGGGGATCTTGTGTTCTGTTATTTCCGTTTGGAATACCTGCGGGAATACGCCCTCCTCGAAGGGAGTGGTGGTAACAATATAGCGTATGCCGAGAAAATCTAATAATGCCTTACGCATTATGAGTACCTCCTCCTTGGTACGGTCAGGGACTCGAAAAGGGTTTTCTGTCAGTCCGGTAAAAACTGGGACCACCGCCACAAAACTCATCAATCGGTTAGCCGCATGCGGCACGAGCGCATCGGCCGCAAGCGACGACTGTATATCGTAATGCAAAAACTGGTTAGGAACCAACACCGCCTGGCGGTATATCAGCCTGTCTTCCAAAGTAAGCTTCCTCTCTTCCATAATCCCCTCCTCATTCGAACTGTAGAGGTGCTGTAAAACACGGCCCGGGTGATTCTCAAGGAACGATATGGTCGCCGGTCTCTTCTCGTATGCGCCCGATTTGATTGTCGGGTAATTGAACATGCCGACTGCACCGGCGGACAGAGCGGCGACGATCAACAGCACGACACTCTGTCGCCTCACGAGCGGCGTACGGGAATAAAGATAGATCGCTCCCCCGCCGATCGCGAGCGACATGAAGCTCGCGAGGAGCAGAGGGTTTGAAAAAGAAAGATACTGTCGCAGGTCTAAAAACACACGGTCAATGATGCCGAAATAATGGCTGGGTGGGTACGCCCCAGCAGGCTGGTACACGTGGTACAAGAAGCGTTCAAAAAACCATTTTAAGAATGAAGCAACGTGCCGCTCAAAAAACAGAAAAATTATATTCAGCGCAGCGACGAGCGCGGCCAACGCCATCACGGTCCATAAAAATATGCCCCTGGCCCTTCCGGTCCAGCGCTTCAAATTAGCATCCGGAACACGCGCTCGAAGAGCATCAACGCCAAAAGCGCTCAGTATAGAGAAACAAAATGTCGCAAGCAGAACGAGACGCGCCGGAGAACGAAACATTGAAACAAACGTGTGGTCGTGCAGGAACTTAAACGGTATGGAACGAAACAGTGCGAGACTCAAGGCAACGAACGCCAAGCCGAGGAAAAAACGCGGTACCGGGCGCCGATCTCGCAGTGAAATAATAAGAAAAAAAAGCGGAATAACGCCTATGAAAAGCAGCTCGCTTGCGCCTCGCGACCCGAACGGAATCCCCTGCGGGCTCTTCACGCCGGGGAGAAACAACCGTATAAGTTCCTGGGGTAATAGTGAATCATCAATTGCCTCTGCGTACGTGACTCCCCCCGCTGCGCGTGGGGAATAGGCACTGATGAGCGCGGTCGGCAGCAACTGATACGACGCCACGGCAAACCCCACGCCGAACATCAGAGCAACTCTCAAGAGAAACCCGCGGAGTTCACGGGCACCGCCTCTCTGATATAGGTGCCACGCAATAAATAAGACAAACAAAGCTGCAGCCGCCAGAAAATAAACAAACTGCATGAATATGACGCCGAGTCCGCCAAACGCGATCAAAGCGATGCCGAACAAAACATACGACCACCGTTTGGCGGCAAGCTTCCAGAGAACGAGAAACAGCAACGGCAAGAACAACTGCGCGTGTACTGCGGTGGGAACGATGATACGAAATGTAACGATATACGCGACACCCGCCATGAGGGCCGCCGATTTAGAGACGCCGAGGGCGCGGGCAAGCGCCGCGCATGATATAGCGGCAAGCACACATACAATAAAGCCGTATACGTTTGTGTAATACAGAGCGCGCTCCGGCGTAGAGCTCAAAAGGGCTATAAGGTGGAACCAAGGTAGAAAAAATCCGGATGAAGTCGCGAAAATGGGAAAACCAAAAAGAGTCTCCGCGCTCCACAAATAACTCGTGCCGCTCGCGAGAGCTCGATGCAGAAAAGAAAAATAAGGGGCTGTCAGTTTTACCACATCGTTCCACCACAAAATCCGACCGCCTACTAAAAGCGGGGCGCGGGCTATGAATACGGGGATGACCAAAAATAAAAACCAAAATCGCCCGAAGGCGGCTTTTTGCACGGCTGCCGAAACAAGGCGTACGGTTTTAAACAATGCAGACATCGTACTATACGCTTACACAACTTTTTTGCTGAAAAGTATCGCTGTTAATGCCACCGTGGCTCACGCTGGTGGGGGTCGTTCTCGAGCGCAAAACGCTGCAGTGACGAGAGGTGTGAGGACGCGGAAAAATACTCGGGATAAGAATAGGAAATCGGCGTAAACGAACCGGGCGGCGTGTAAATGC
This window contains:
- a CDS encoding YfhO family protein; protein product: MSALFKTVRLVSAAVQKAAFGRFWFLFLVIPVFIARAPLLVGGRILWWNDVVKLTAPYFSFLHRALASGTSYLWSAETLFGFPIFATSSGFFLPWFHLIALLSSTPERALYYTNVYGFIVCVLAAISCAALARALGVSKSAALMAGVAYIVTFRIIVPTAVHAQLFLPLLFLVLWKLAAKRWSYVLFGIALIAFGGLGVIFMQFVYFLAAAALFVLFIAWHLYQRGGARELRGFLLRVALMFGVGFAVASYQLLPTALISAYSPRAAGGVTYAEAIDDSLLPQELIRLFLPGVKSPQGIPFGSRGASELLFIGVIPLFFLIISLRDRRPVPRFFLGLAFVALSLALFRSIPFKFLHDHTFVSMFRSPARLVLLATFCFSILSAFGVDALRARVPDANLKRWTGRARGIFLWTVMALAALVAALNIIFLFFERHVASFLKWFFERFLYHVYQPAGAYPPSHYFGIIDRVFLDLRQYLSFSNPLLLASFMSLAIGGGAIYLYSRTPLVRRQSVVLLIVAALSAGAVGMFNYPTIKSGAYEKRPATISFLENHPGRVLQHLYSSNEEGIMEERKLTLEDRLIYRQAVLVPNQFLHYDIQSSLAADALVPHAANRLMSFVAVVPVFTGLTENPFRVPDRTKEEVLIMRKALLDFLGIRYIVTTTPFEEGVFPQVFQTEITEHKIPVFIYENPEANDIFYFADRLTFLDAEDAEVFERYRTDFSQMLVQCTADERYEKSCSSGERTFDGEHVVEIEKHQNGLAALKVYTKTPGFLVFSENNLPGWDASLDGVPLPIYRVNTVFMGVAIPRGKHELVFSYSNPCGTLAKALRCAREIAGL